The following coding sequences are from one Sesamum indicum cultivar Zhongzhi No. 13 linkage group LG11, S_indicum_v1.0, whole genome shotgun sequence window:
- the LOC105174342 gene encoding E3 ubiquitin-protein ligase UPL4 isoform X1 codes for MANRGQKRTEVVDGLPADKRACSSLEFRPSSSNSSAQTPMSSAHEAQDADMDTSSSTSGSTRSEGDGEKESAYGSCDSDNSIHDYYRHRSMSDQSKFKKVLSSLSEEVEESGQLALLTELCELLSFCTDSSLSSLMVDSFSPVLVRLARHESNPDIMLLAIRAITYLCDVNPRSSGFLVRHDAVPVLCQRLMAIEYLDVAEQCLQAMEKISREQPLACLQSGAIMAVLSYIDFFSTSVQRVALSTVVNICKKLSSESPPLFMEAVPILCNLLQYEDRQLVESVATCLIKIGEQVYCSAEMLDDICKHGLVQHILHLIGLNSRTTLCQPTYIGLIGLLVKLAAGSIVAFRTLFELNISNTVKDMLSTYDLSHGTLYVSMVGGHHSQIHEVLKLLNELLPAITEEQDGEQKSDKEVFLLSHPDIVQKFGVDLLPILIQVVNSGVNLLICYGCLSVINKLVRFSSSGALHCLLQTANFSSFLAGVFTRKDHHVIILALQIVDTITLKLPHVYLNSFVKEGVLFSIYALLSPDKDLKQSPVFDGIKMENDATLRSVTRDVHRCPCFTFDTGQSARSPENGTCKLQKDTVQNLAKHIWNTYFETESVNPEKGVTDILQKLRTLSSALTALVNKALEEATSSQQEKEIYDLLHQIMSELNDKDSISTFEFVESGIIKALVNYLSNGRHIVGREDNNAVNNLCIMEKRFELFGRLLLSCDNTAREEFPLLILIRRLQSALSSVENFPVISSHTARRRNSYATVPYGRCTSYPCLKVQFVREKGEVSLRDCADDVVNVDPFVALEEIEGYLLPRVTNGKTKILRSESKGSKEKDSSSSHSPSDSSICQAKSIDVIKSTEMLVDFHKLQDKESNLLLSSPADTSSSSQRIMDSADVADVQTDPLEPKEHDPLQEDGGTNFDHPGCSDCEETSPKLLFYLESQQLNCKLTLYQSILNLQTETDHDNISSASLWNRIYKLTYRRPVTTRVRHPKPSHDEAQCSLSLKRALFFQYTPYFCPMFASEVDLEKLGPTYDILSLLKSLEGINRLRFHLMSRERTYAFAEGRTDDLDKLNVVVSEVPPNEFVNKKLTEKLEQQMRDPMAVSVGAMPAWCTQLMAWCPFLFGFEARCKYFHLAALGRSPVQTHSVSHGNAGGSGGRQQSRRKILVHRNKILESAAQMMELHTHQKVLFEVEYDEEVGTGLGPTLEFYTLVCHEFQRSGLGMWRDDTVPLQCTAVLETENTGFLVSPFGLFPRPWSPSLSASSSSVYSDVIEKFSLLGYIVAKALQDGRVLDLPFSKALYKLILGKELSLYDIQSFDPASGRALLEFQAVVERKEYLRSVCKEESADLDVCLRNTKIEDLCLDFTLPGYPDYVLVPETDSRMVNLYNLDEYITLIVDATTKSGIARQVEAFKSGFDQVFPIKHLKVFTEEELERLLCGEHVLWNSEDLLDHIKFDHGYTISSPPIVNLLEIMQEFDLKQQRAFLQFVTGAPRLPTGGLASLNPKLTIVRKHCSKGIDADLPSVMTCANYLKLPPYSSKEVMKEKLLYAVTEGQGSFHLS; via the exons ATGGCAAATCGAGGTCAAAAAAGAACTGAGGTTGTGGATGGATTGCCAGCAGATAAGCGTGCATGTAGTTCGTTAGAATTCAGGCCAAGTTCTTCCAATTCATCGGCTCAAACACCAATGAGTTCTGCTCATGAAGCCCAGGATGCTGACATGGACACATCATCTTCCACTTCTGGCTCAACTAGATCCGAGGGTGACGGAGAGAAAGAATCTGCATATGGCTCTTGTGATTCTGACAATAGCATCCATGATTACTATAGGCATCGATCAATGAGTGATCAGAGCAAGTTTAAGAAAGTGCTGTCGAGTTTAAGTGAGGAGGTGGAGGAATCAGGGCAGTTGGCTCTACTCACAGAGCTGTGCGAGTTGCTATCCTTTTGTACTGATAGTTCTCTCTCGAGCCTAATGGTGGACTCATTTTCTCCAGTACTTGTCCGATTGGCAAGGCATGAGAGCAATCCGGATATAATGCTCCTGGCTATAAGAGCTATAACTTACTTGTGTGATGTTAATCCCCGATCCTCAGGCTTTCTTGTGAGACATGATGCGGTTCCTGTCCTTTGTCAAAGATTAATGGCAATTGAATACTTGGATGTGGCAGAGCAA TGTCTGCAAGCAATGGAGAAAATATCACGTGAACAGCCACTTGCTTGCTTGCAATCTGGTGCAATAATGGCTGTTTTAAGTTATATTGATTTCTTCTCAACTAGTGTGCAG AGGGTTGCACTGTCTACTGTGGTCAATATATGTAAGAAACTATCTTCTGAATCTCCTCCACTTTTCATGGAGGCAGTTCCAATTTTGTGTAACCTTCTCCAGTATGAGGATAGACAG ctTGTTGAGAGTGTGGCCACTTGCTTGATCAAAATAGGGGAGCAAGTCTATTGTTCTGCAGAGATGTTGGATGACATTTGTAAACACGGGCTGGTTCAGCACATTCTGCATCTAATAGGCTTAAATAGCAGAACCACACTTTGTCAACCAACATATATT GGATTGATAGGGTTACTTGTCAAGCTGGCCGCTGGCTCTATTGTTGCTTTCAGGACACTTTTTGAGCTCAACATAAGCAACACAGTGAAGGACATGCTATCCACTTATGATTTGTCACATGGAACACTGTATGTTTCCATGGTGGGTGGGCATCACAGTCAG ATACATGAAGTTTTGAAGTTGCTGAATGAGCTTCTCCCAGCAATTACTGAAGAACAGGATGGTGAACAAAAGTCGGACAAAgaagtttttcttttgagcCATCCTGATATTGTGCAGAAGTTTGGAGTTGATCTACTTCCTATCTTGATTCAG GTGGTAAATTCTGGTGTGAATCTGCTTATATGTTACGGCTGTCTATCTGTTATCAATAAGTTAGTTCGTTTCAGTTCATCTGGCGCGCTTCATTGTTTGCTACAAACTGCTAACTTTTCAAG CTTTTTGGCTGGAGTGTTTACAAGGAAGGATCATCATGTGATAATTTTGGCCCTCCAAATAGTTGATACTATAACGCTCAAGCTTCCGCATGTTTACTTGAATTCTTTTGTCAAAGAAGGTGTCCTATTTTCCATCTATGCGCTGCTTTCTCCAGATAAAGATTTGAAGCAGTCTCCTGTTTTTGATGGCATCAAGATGGAAAATGATGCAACTCTAAGGTCAGTTACCCGTGATGTCCATAGATGCCCATGCTTCACATTTGATACAGGTCAATCTGCAAGATCTCCAGAAAATGGAACCTGCAAGCTTCAGAAAGACACTGTTCAGAATCTTGCAAAGCATATATGGAATACTTACTTTGAAACAGAATCAGTGAACCCTGAGAAAGGAGTAACTGATATTCTTCAGAAGCTCAGAACTTTATCCAGTGCCTTAACAGCCCTGGTGAACAAGGCCCTGGAAGAGGCAACATCTAGCCAACAGGAAAAAGAGATTTATGATCTTTTGCACCAAATCATGTCTGAGCTTAATGATAAAGATTCTATCTCCACTTTTGAGTTTGTGGAGAGTGGAATCATAAAAGCATTAGTTAATTACCTATCAAATGGCAGGCATATTGTTGGACGAGAAGATAATAATGCAGTAAATAACTTGTGCATAATGGAGAAAAGATTTGAATTGTTTGGACGGCTACTATTATCCTGTGACAACACAGCTCGAGAGGAATTTCCACTTCTGATACTAATAAGGAGACTACAAAGTGCTCTGTCTTCTGTTGAAAATTTCCCTGTCATCTCAAGCCATACAGCCAGGCGGAGGAACTCTTATGCCACTGTTCCATATGGGCGTTGCACTTCGTACCCATGTCTCAAAGTTCAGTTTGTGAGGGAGAAAGGGGAGGTCTCTCTTCGTGATTGTGCTGACGATGTTGTGAATGTCGACCCATTTGTGGCTCTGGAAGAAATTGAAGGATATTTGCTGCCTAGAGTGACTAATGGTAAAACCAAGATTTTGAGGTCAGAGTCTAAGGGTTCGAAGGAGAAAGATAGTTCATCTTCACATTCACCGTCAGATTCAAGCATTTGTCAAGCCAAAAGTATAGATGTTATAAAGTCCACAGAAATGCTAGTTGATTTTCACAAACTGCAG GATAAGGAATCAAATTTGTTGTTGTCTTCACCAGCAGATACTTCCAGTTCCTCACAAAGAATTATGGACTCAGCAGATGTAGCTGATGTTCAAACA GATCCTCTTGAGCCAAAGGAGCATGACCCCCTTCAAGAGGATGGTGGTACCAATTTTGATCATCCAGGATGCAGCGATTGTGAAGAAACTTCGCCAAAGTTGTTATTTTACTTGGAAAGCCAGCAGCTGAACTGTAAATTGACATTATATCAATCGATTCTAAACCTGCAAACTGAAACAGACCATGACAATATTTCAAGTGCCAGCTTGTGGAATCGTATATACAAATTGACTTACAGAAGACCTGTTACAACCAGAGTAAGACATCCCAAGCCTAGTCATGATGAGGCACAATGTTCTCTTTCATTAAAAAGAGCCTTATTCTTTCAGTACACTCCATATTTCTGTCCCATGTTTGCTTCTGAAGTTGACCTTGAGAAACTGGGTCCTACATATGATATATTGTCCCTTCTTAAAAGCTTGGAAGGAATAAACAGATTGAGATTTCATCTAATGTCCCGTGAAAGAACATATGCATTTGCTGAAGGAAGAACAGATGATTTGGATAAGTTAAATGTAGTGGTTTCTGAAGTCCCCCCAAATGAATTTGTCAACAAGAAGTTAACAGAAAAACTGGAACAGCAGATGCGGGACCCTATGGCTGTCTCTGTTGGGGCCATGCCTGCGTGGTGTACCCAGTTGATGGCTTGGTGCCCTTTCTTATTTGGTTTTGAAGCGAGGTGCAAGTATTTTCATCTGGCAGCATTAGGCCGATCGCCAGTTCAAACTCATTCCGTGTCTCATGGTAATGCTGGAGGTTCTGGTGGCAGGCAGCAAAGCCGCAGGAAAATTTTGGTTCACCGAAATAAAATACTAGAATCTGCTGCACAAATGATGGAACTCCATACCCATCAAAAGGTTCTTTTTGAGGTGGAATATGATGAAGAGGTGGGTACTGGTCTAGGTCCAACATTGGAATTCTATACATTGGTCTGCCATGAGTTCCAGAGAAGTGGCTTAGGTATGTGGAGAGATGACACTGTTCCACTTCAGTGCACAGCAGTTTTAGAGACTGAGAATACGGGATTTCTGGTGTCCCCTTTTGGACTCTTCCCACGCCCTTGGTCACCCTCGCTCAGTGCATCAAGTAGCTCTGTATATTCAGATgtgattgaaaaattttctcttCTGGGATATATAGTTGCTAAAGCTCTTCAAGATGGTAGAGTTTTGGATCTTCCGTTTTCAAAAGCTTTGTATAAACTCATTCTGGGGAAG GAACTTAGCTTGTACGACATCCAGTCATTTGATCCTGCATCTGGTAGGGCTCTTTTAGAGTTTCAGGCTGTTGTCGAAAGGAAGGAGTATCTGAGGTCTGTGTGTAAAGAAGAATCAGCTGATCTTGATGTATGCTTGCGGAACACGAAAATTGAGGATCTCTGTCTTGATTTCACCCTTCCTGGGTATCCAGATTATGTTCTTGTACCTGAGACTGATTCAAGGATG GTAAATCTCTATAATTTGGACGAATACATTACACTCATTGTCGACGCGACAACAAAATCTGGAATCGCTAGACAAGTGGAAGCATTCAAGTCAGGTTTTGATCAG GTCTTCCCCATTAAACATCTGAAGGTCTTCACAGAAGAAGAATTAGAGCGGTTACTATGTGGAGAACATGTGCTATGGAAT TCAGAGGATCTTTTGGATCACATCAAATTTGATCATGGCTACACAATTAGCAGTCCTCCTATAGTAAAT TTACTGGAGATCATGCAAGAGTTTGATCTGAAGCAGCAAAGAGCGTTCTTACAGTTTGTGACTGGGGCACCCCGGCTTCCAACTGGGGGGCTTGCTTCTCTCAACCCTAAGCTTACGATTGTTCGGAAG CATTGTAGCAAGGGGATAGATGCTGATTTGCCGAGTGTGATGACATGTGCAAATTATTTGAAGCTTCCTCCTTACTCTTCAAAA GAAGTCATGAAAGAGAAGCTCTTGTATGCTGTAACTGAGGGACAGGGATCATTCCACCTTTCATAA
- the LOC105174342 gene encoding E3 ubiquitin-protein ligase UPL4 isoform X3 gives MANRGQKRTEVVDGLPADKRACSSLEFRPSSSNSSAQTPMSSAHEAQDADMDTSSSTSGSTRSEGDGEKESAYGSCDSDNSIHDYYRHRSMSDQSKFKKVLSSLSEEVEESGQLALLTELCELLSFCTDSSLSSLMVDSFSPVLVRLARHESNPDIMLLAIRAITYLCDVNPRSSGFLVRHDAVPVLCQRLMAIEYLDVAEQCLQAMEKISREQPLACLQSGAIMAVLSYIDFFSTSVQRVALSTVVNICKKLSSESPPLFMEAVPILCNLLQYEDRQLVESVATCLIKIGEQVYCSAEMLDDICKHGLVQHILHLIGLNSRTTLCQPTYIGLIGLLVKLAAGSIVAFRTLFELNISNTVKDMLSTYDLSHGTLYVSMVGGHHSQIHEVLKLLNELLPAITEEQDGEQKSDKEVFLLSHPDIVQKFGVDLLPILIQDKESNLLLSSPADTSSSSQRIMDSADVADVQTDPLEPKEHDPLQEDGGTNFDHPGCSDCEETSPKLLFYLESQQLNCKLTLYQSILNLQTETDHDNISSASLWNRIYKLTYRRPVTTRVRHPKPSHDEAQCSLSLKRALFFQYTPYFCPMFASEVDLEKLGPTYDILSLLKSLEGINRLRFHLMSRERTYAFAEGRTDDLDKLNVVVSEVPPNEFVNKKLTEKLEQQMRDPMAVSVGAMPAWCTQLMAWCPFLFGFEARCKYFHLAALGRSPVQTHSVSHGNAGGSGGRQQSRRKILVHRNKILESAAQMMELHTHQKVLFEVEYDEEVGTGLGPTLEFYTLVCHEFQRSGLGMWRDDTVPLQCTAVLETENTGFLVSPFGLFPRPWSPSLSASSSSVYSDVIEKFSLLGYIVAKALQDGRVLDLPFSKALYKLILGKELSLYDIQSFDPASGRALLEFQAVVERKEYLRSVCKEESADLDVCLRNTKIEDLCLDFTLPGYPDYVLVPETDSRMVNLYNLDEYITLIVDATTKSGIARQVEAFKSGFDQVFPIKHLKVFTEEELERLLCGEHVLWNSEDLLDHIKFDHGYTISSPPIVNLLEIMQEFDLKQQRAFLQFVTGAPRLPTGGLASLNPKLTIVRKHCSKGIDADLPSVMTCANYLKLPPYSSKEVMKEKLLYAVTEGQGSFHLS, from the exons ATGGCAAATCGAGGTCAAAAAAGAACTGAGGTTGTGGATGGATTGCCAGCAGATAAGCGTGCATGTAGTTCGTTAGAATTCAGGCCAAGTTCTTCCAATTCATCGGCTCAAACACCAATGAGTTCTGCTCATGAAGCCCAGGATGCTGACATGGACACATCATCTTCCACTTCTGGCTCAACTAGATCCGAGGGTGACGGAGAGAAAGAATCTGCATATGGCTCTTGTGATTCTGACAATAGCATCCATGATTACTATAGGCATCGATCAATGAGTGATCAGAGCAAGTTTAAGAAAGTGCTGTCGAGTTTAAGTGAGGAGGTGGAGGAATCAGGGCAGTTGGCTCTACTCACAGAGCTGTGCGAGTTGCTATCCTTTTGTACTGATAGTTCTCTCTCGAGCCTAATGGTGGACTCATTTTCTCCAGTACTTGTCCGATTGGCAAGGCATGAGAGCAATCCGGATATAATGCTCCTGGCTATAAGAGCTATAACTTACTTGTGTGATGTTAATCCCCGATCCTCAGGCTTTCTTGTGAGACATGATGCGGTTCCTGTCCTTTGTCAAAGATTAATGGCAATTGAATACTTGGATGTGGCAGAGCAA TGTCTGCAAGCAATGGAGAAAATATCACGTGAACAGCCACTTGCTTGCTTGCAATCTGGTGCAATAATGGCTGTTTTAAGTTATATTGATTTCTTCTCAACTAGTGTGCAG AGGGTTGCACTGTCTACTGTGGTCAATATATGTAAGAAACTATCTTCTGAATCTCCTCCACTTTTCATGGAGGCAGTTCCAATTTTGTGTAACCTTCTCCAGTATGAGGATAGACAG ctTGTTGAGAGTGTGGCCACTTGCTTGATCAAAATAGGGGAGCAAGTCTATTGTTCTGCAGAGATGTTGGATGACATTTGTAAACACGGGCTGGTTCAGCACATTCTGCATCTAATAGGCTTAAATAGCAGAACCACACTTTGTCAACCAACATATATT GGATTGATAGGGTTACTTGTCAAGCTGGCCGCTGGCTCTATTGTTGCTTTCAGGACACTTTTTGAGCTCAACATAAGCAACACAGTGAAGGACATGCTATCCACTTATGATTTGTCACATGGAACACTGTATGTTTCCATGGTGGGTGGGCATCACAGTCAG ATACATGAAGTTTTGAAGTTGCTGAATGAGCTTCTCCCAGCAATTACTGAAGAACAGGATGGTGAACAAAAGTCGGACAAAgaagtttttcttttgagcCATCCTGATATTGTGCAGAAGTTTGGAGTTGATCTACTTCCTATCTTGATTCAG GATAAGGAATCAAATTTGTTGTTGTCTTCACCAGCAGATACTTCCAGTTCCTCACAAAGAATTATGGACTCAGCAGATGTAGCTGATGTTCAAACA GATCCTCTTGAGCCAAAGGAGCATGACCCCCTTCAAGAGGATGGTGGTACCAATTTTGATCATCCAGGATGCAGCGATTGTGAAGAAACTTCGCCAAAGTTGTTATTTTACTTGGAAAGCCAGCAGCTGAACTGTAAATTGACATTATATCAATCGATTCTAAACCTGCAAACTGAAACAGACCATGACAATATTTCAAGTGCCAGCTTGTGGAATCGTATATACAAATTGACTTACAGAAGACCTGTTACAACCAGAGTAAGACATCCCAAGCCTAGTCATGATGAGGCACAATGTTCTCTTTCATTAAAAAGAGCCTTATTCTTTCAGTACACTCCATATTTCTGTCCCATGTTTGCTTCTGAAGTTGACCTTGAGAAACTGGGTCCTACATATGATATATTGTCCCTTCTTAAAAGCTTGGAAGGAATAAACAGATTGAGATTTCATCTAATGTCCCGTGAAAGAACATATGCATTTGCTGAAGGAAGAACAGATGATTTGGATAAGTTAAATGTAGTGGTTTCTGAAGTCCCCCCAAATGAATTTGTCAACAAGAAGTTAACAGAAAAACTGGAACAGCAGATGCGGGACCCTATGGCTGTCTCTGTTGGGGCCATGCCTGCGTGGTGTACCCAGTTGATGGCTTGGTGCCCTTTCTTATTTGGTTTTGAAGCGAGGTGCAAGTATTTTCATCTGGCAGCATTAGGCCGATCGCCAGTTCAAACTCATTCCGTGTCTCATGGTAATGCTGGAGGTTCTGGTGGCAGGCAGCAAAGCCGCAGGAAAATTTTGGTTCACCGAAATAAAATACTAGAATCTGCTGCACAAATGATGGAACTCCATACCCATCAAAAGGTTCTTTTTGAGGTGGAATATGATGAAGAGGTGGGTACTGGTCTAGGTCCAACATTGGAATTCTATACATTGGTCTGCCATGAGTTCCAGAGAAGTGGCTTAGGTATGTGGAGAGATGACACTGTTCCACTTCAGTGCACAGCAGTTTTAGAGACTGAGAATACGGGATTTCTGGTGTCCCCTTTTGGACTCTTCCCACGCCCTTGGTCACCCTCGCTCAGTGCATCAAGTAGCTCTGTATATTCAGATgtgattgaaaaattttctcttCTGGGATATATAGTTGCTAAAGCTCTTCAAGATGGTAGAGTTTTGGATCTTCCGTTTTCAAAAGCTTTGTATAAACTCATTCTGGGGAAG GAACTTAGCTTGTACGACATCCAGTCATTTGATCCTGCATCTGGTAGGGCTCTTTTAGAGTTTCAGGCTGTTGTCGAAAGGAAGGAGTATCTGAGGTCTGTGTGTAAAGAAGAATCAGCTGATCTTGATGTATGCTTGCGGAACACGAAAATTGAGGATCTCTGTCTTGATTTCACCCTTCCTGGGTATCCAGATTATGTTCTTGTACCTGAGACTGATTCAAGGATG GTAAATCTCTATAATTTGGACGAATACATTACACTCATTGTCGACGCGACAACAAAATCTGGAATCGCTAGACAAGTGGAAGCATTCAAGTCAGGTTTTGATCAG GTCTTCCCCATTAAACATCTGAAGGTCTTCACAGAAGAAGAATTAGAGCGGTTACTATGTGGAGAACATGTGCTATGGAAT TCAGAGGATCTTTTGGATCACATCAAATTTGATCATGGCTACACAATTAGCAGTCCTCCTATAGTAAAT TTACTGGAGATCATGCAAGAGTTTGATCTGAAGCAGCAAAGAGCGTTCTTACAGTTTGTGACTGGGGCACCCCGGCTTCCAACTGGGGGGCTTGCTTCTCTCAACCCTAAGCTTACGATTGTTCGGAAG CATTGTAGCAAGGGGATAGATGCTGATTTGCCGAGTGTGATGACATGTGCAAATTATTTGAAGCTTCCTCCTTACTCTTCAAAA GAAGTCATGAAAGAGAAGCTCTTGTATGCTGTAACTGAGGGACAGGGATCATTCCACCTTTCATAA